The genomic segment CCTTCAAGGTCAAGGCCGATGAGATTCGCGTGCGCCAGTGGGACCGTCACCGCCGTGAACTGGCCAATCGCCTCAAGGCCGATCCGGACAACGCCGTGCTGAAGGAGGAGTTCGCCCGCGCGACCGCCGATCAGCTTCAACGCGAGATCGCCATCCTCGAAGAACGCGTCGCCCACTATCCGACCGAGATGCGCCTGCGCTTCCAGCTTGCCATGCGCCTGTACCAGGCCGGTCGGATCGACGAGGCCATTCCGTTGTTTCAAATGGCCCAGGCCGACGGCCGCAGCCGCACCGAAAGCAGGCTCTACATCGGGCGGTGTTTCTTGGACAAGGGCTTTCACGAACAGGCTGTCGGGACGCTTCAGAAGGCTCTGGAAGAAGCGGATACAACCACCGGTCGACTGGCCCTGGAGCTTAATTACTGGCTGGGCAGGAGCTTGGAGGCGATGGGCGACTTGGGACAGGCCCGCCAGCGCTATGGTCATTTAATCACGCTCGATTATAATTTCCGCGATGCCCGCCAGCGGCTGGAGCGACTGGTCAGCGGGAATCAACAGCCGTAACAACATCTTGGAATGACCGTGCCTGGATTGAACCGGGCCGGACAAACGGAGCAGCCAGTGGCCAGATCACTTTCGTCGATGAAACGCATGCGGCAAAACAAGCGCCGCGCCGCCCGGAACGCCGCTCGCAAGAGCGTCATCAAGAATCAGCTTCGCAAAGTGCGCGATGCGCTGGGAAAGAAGGACGTCTCGGTGGCCGATTCGCTCTTCCGCGAAACCGTCAAGGTGCTGGATCGCAGCGCCAACCGCGGCGCGATCCACCCCAACACCGCTGCCCGCCGCAAGAGTCGACTGGCCAAGCGCCTCAACGCGCTCAAGGGCGGGAAGAAGTAGGGCGGCTGTGAGCCATCAGCCGTGAGCGGTTCATTCGTCTCCCGCGGGGGGGAGAAACTTCATCACGCGCTCGAAGCGTTCAGCTTTTCACCTGCGGGGAAGGTCTGCGCCGATCTGGGCTGCGCCACCGGCGGATTCACCGATTGTCTGATTCAGCACGGTGCGGCGAAGGTGTATGCCGTCGATCGCGGATACGGCGTCCTCGCGGCGAAGCTCCGCGGCGACCCGCGCGTCGTCGCGTACGAGCGGACCGACGCCCTGCGTGTTCACCTCCCCGAACCCGTGGATCTCGTGACCATCGACGCGGGCTGGACGCGGCAGGCGCTCATCCTTCCCGCGGCGATGCGGCTGCTGGCGCCGGGCGGGAGAATCCTGACACTTGTCAAACCGCAGTATGAAGCCCCGCCGGATCAGTTGCGCGACGGCGTGCTGCCCGACGAATGCATCGAGGCCGCGATCTCGCCGATTCGGGAGAGTCTGCTCACGCTGAATCTGACGTTGCTCGACGAGACGCCTAGCCCGATCCGCGGACAGGGCGGCAATCAGGAGTGGCTCTGGTTGCTCGCGCCGAGGCCTCTCACCACTGGTTAGGGACGATTCGCCGCCTGTTGCCTGCCCACGGACCACCGGCTACGGCTCACGGCAGAATCGCCGAGAGGTAAGACCGGACGTCCAGTCCGTTGGCTTTGCCGTCGAGGTTCATGTCGGCCCAGCACAGATGATGCGGCTGCTGCGGAAAGCCCAGCAGGGCATCCACGAACTCGGGCAAGGTCAGCGGCACGCAGACGTCGCCCTTGTTGATTTGTTCGTACACGATGCGGAATTTGATCCAATCGGCACAATCAACGTCGCCGTCGAAGTCGAGGTCGTACGTCGCGCAAGGGTCGGACACCACGATGACGGCGCCGAGGTTCAAGTGAACCCCGCAGTAATAGGGGAATTCCCAGTTCGCATGCGTGTGGACATTCAGAAACGCGTCATTGAACAACACGTTGAACACAGTCCCCACGGTTCCCGTCGCCGGCCCGGAGTTGAATGCCCCGTCGGGCGATCCATCCAGCCCGCTGATCACATTGTGCGTCCCACCCATCCAGGTCCATTGCACCGTGTCGCCCACCTCGACCATCACATTCGGCGGCGAAAACACATCGCCCGGCCCGACCGCAACAGGGACCAGCATCGGACCGTCATCGTCAAACGAGACGCCCGCTCCGCTGTAGCACGCCGAGAACTGGTAGCAATCCAGTCCGTCGAGCACGCCGTTGTGGTCGTGATCGCCCGGCAGCACGAGACGAATGGCGCTTTGAAGCACCGTCGTGTTCACGTCGTCCGTCAGCAACAGATCGAGGCCGTCGATGTTGTCGAGTTCGCCGAGGCCGAAGTCCGTTGCGAAGGCGTAGGGAACAAAGACCCCGGCGCCCGTGGAAGTAAAGAGATCGGCCGGTCCGCGACCGGGCATCGCGATGCTCGGCGAATCGCGCGACAACGAGAAGACGACCTGGTCGATCCCCGGGTTGAAAATGCCGTTGCCGTTGTCGAAGACGATGAAATCGTCGATGTCGTCACCGGTGATGCCGGGCATGAGGCCGAGTTGGGCCGCGCCGACGTAGAGCTGTTCGCCGCCAGGCCCTTCGGGGTTGAAGTCCACGTAGATGTTCGCGCCGCTGGGCACGCCGCCGGGCAGGGTCAAAAGCGAAGGGCTGTTTCGCGTTGCGGAGAAGAACAGCATCTCGCCGGGAATGCCTGATTCCAGGGCGGCCACCGGCACGCCTGGGCTGCTCATCCCCTGCAACTCGTCTTGCGGCTGCGGATCGACATCGACAATGGGCGGCTCTTCGGGTTTCAGGTCCAGATCGACGCCGCCGGTGTCGCCGCCGTTGCGGCCGAGCGTGTTGTTGTCGGGCGTGACGAGCAGAAAGGGCGTCGGACCGTTCCGCGTGAAGCCCGAAGTGCTCATGTACACGTCGCCGGCCGCCTGATGGCGCAGCGCCTGGTGTTGCACGTTGAAGGGCTTGCCGGCCGTGACAAGATCGGGGTCGGCCGACGCGGCGCCGATGCTGGCCCGGTCGACGCTGAACAAAATGACAAAAGTATGTGATGGCAACACGCTCCCGCGGTTGTAGCTGAACCCGTCGAGGTCGTCGGCCGGATGGTTCAATCCCAGCGCCAGTCCGGGATGACGCACCGTCGGCCCGGGCTTCTGGAGAATGGCCGAGGCGGTGATGGGGCCGCCGATCGTCGGCGAGGCCGCGTCAAGGGTGAAGAGCGGCGCGCGAATCGGTACGTCGGCGGGTGGTTGCGCGCGCGCAATCGTTATGAGTGCGTGTGCCACGACCAGCGCCGTGCCCGCAAGGAACCCGGCGCGCACATAGCGCTTATGAATCCCGCTGGACAACATGACTCCTCCTCCATAGCTGGCAGCCGAATTGCGGGATCAGTTGAATCAGCGGACGGGGGTCAATGCGGAGAATCGCCCCACCCGGCAATCGGATGCTCCAGTATATCCGATGGACCTCGGAAGACGACGGATTACGAGCGGCTTTGGCTACCGAAAGCCGCCAAAATCGTCTTTCCGGGGCTAGGGAAGGCGGTTCAGGGCCGCCTGGGCCAGGTTGGATCGCGCTGCATTCGCCCCAGAATGACCCGTGCCGCATAGCAGTAATCCTCGTAGTCATAGGTCTGTTCACAGGCGTCCAGCAGCGTGACTGCCGTGTCTCGTCGGCCGTCGGCGAGTTGGCGAAGCCCGTCGAAGAAGTAAGCGGCGGACCAGAGCAACTTGTTGCGCCGCAACGAATCGTCCGCGACCGCGCGCAGCGCCGACAGCGTTTGCCGACCACTGCACACCTCTCGAATCTTTCGCTCCCAGTCCGTTGGGGCCGACTCACCGGAAGCTGCGAGCGGTTCGGCATCGGCCGGAAGGCGCGCGATCAGTTGGTCCGCCTCGTCGCGTCGCCCAAGCAGGTGCAGGATGGCGGCCGCGGAGAACGCCGCGCGCGCATTGCGCGGCTCGGCGTCGGCCACGGCGAGCACCAGTCGCTTCGCCTCCTCGGGTTGATCCAAATCGAGGTGAATCAGCGCCGGGAAGAGGCCGGCGAACCAGACGCGGCGTGCGTCGCCTTGTCCGCCGGCGCCGGGCGCGGTGAAAGGCTGCAAGGCGCGCAGATCGGACAGCGCTTCGTCGTATCGTCCCAGCCAGTAATACAAACGCCAGCGGTAGTCGCACACCTCGGCCTGGTCGTCGGGCGACTGGCAGAGCGGCTCGCCGCGGTTGCGCGCGTCGATCGCGCGGTTCAGATCACCGACCGCCTCCCAGTATTCGCCCTCGCAGGCATAGCCGCGTGGGCTGGTCGGCTCGCGCCGCTGGGCCTCGCGCGCCCAATGCAGCGCCCACTCGAAATGCTCATCGCGGCGCTTGGAATCCGTTCGCGTGCGATCGTAGATCTCCGCCGACAGGCGATACGTGATCGAGAGTAAATAGCACGGATAGGCCTGGGTCGATTGCAGCTCGCATGCGTTGAGCAGCACGCGCTCCTGCTCATCGAACGTATCATGCCGACGCTGATGGTACATCTTCGTGTTCAGCGCCCGGCCCAGGTGCAGCATCGCCTGGGCATAGTTGTTGCGCTTCTCCCGCGCCAGGCGAAAATCCTTGATGGCCTCCTCGGGACGATGCCGCAGCAGCGCCTGCCCGCGGAAGAAATGCTCCTCGGCCGAGCGCGCCCCGCCGATGGCATCGCCCTGCTGGAGCCACGTCAGGGCCTGACCGTCGAGCCGACCCGTCCGCTGCCGCTCGGCCCAAGCCAGCAGGTACCGCACCCGGCGCTGGTCGGCGCCGTGAAGCGAGGCGTCCAGTGCTCGCTGAAGCGTCTGCACCGCACGATGGGGCTCGAGCCGCAGATCCGCCAGCCCCGACGCCTCCAGGAAGGCCGCACGGGCCTTGCCGGTCGGGTCGGGCCAGATCGACGCGGCCTGCGACAGCAATTCGCGAGCATCGTCCGGCTCGCGATAGTCGTCATAAGCCAACATACCGTAGGCCCGCGCGATCAGCTCGGTGGCCCGATCTTGCCGGGTGCGAATCGACTGCGAGCGCCACACGACGGCCCCGCTGACAAGCAGCGCGCACAATACGCAGATCGTCGTCATCGCCGGATGCCGCCGGATGAACTTCCAGCTCTTTTCCAGCAGGCCGACGCGCCGCGCATGAATGGGGCGATTCTCCACAAAACGGCGCAGGTCAGCGGCCAGCGCGCCGGCGCTCGGGTAGCGCCGGGCCGGGTCTTTCTCGAGCGCGCGCAGGCAGATGGTCTCCAAGTCCATCGGGATGGATGGATTGATTTTTCGCGGCGGCTTCGGCTCGCGCGTGCAGATCCGTGCGACGAGCTGTTCGCGCGTCGCGCCGTCGAACGGTCGTTCAAGGGTAAGCAGTTCGTACAGCGTGACACCCAGTGAGAAAACATCCGTTCGATGATCGACCGTGCGGCGCGCGAATCCTACCTGCTCCGGTGACATGTAGGCCGGCGTGCCGATCATCTCGCCCGTGAGCGTCATGCCGGGTTCATCGAGCAGCCGCGCCAGGCCGAAATCGGTGATGTGCAATTGCCCGTCCGAGCCGAGCAGGAGATTCTGCGGTTTGATGTCGCGGTGCAGCACGCCCGAGGTGTGCGCGTGCTCCAATCCCTCGGCCGCGCCGCAAATGAGCATGGCCACGTCGCGGAAGCGCGATCCGTCAAGCGAAACGAGCAGGGCCGTGCTGGCCGCGTGCAAATCGTCGAGGGGCGGTTCGTGCGTCGGCGGTGACCGCGTGGGATGGGCATGGCCCGCCTTGAATGGTTCATCGCGGGTTGCGGACCCGGCGCGGCGTCGGCGGATCACGCGATCGAGACTCTCGCCGTCAATCAACTCCATCGCGTAAAAAAAGTGCCCGTCCTGCTGACCCTGCGCGTAGACCGGCACAATGTTGGTGTGATGCAGCCGGGCGGCTGCCTGGGCCTCGCGCACGAAGCGCGATACGGCCTTGTCGTCCGCGCCGGCCAGCGCGGGCAGCACCTTCAGCGCGACGATGCGATTGAGCGAAAGTTGTCGCGCGCGATAGACCACGCCCATCCCGCCGCGGCCGATCTCACTGACGATTTCAAAATCTCCCAGGCGACTGCCCGGTTGCCACGTCGTCGGGGTCGTGGTGCTCCGCGACCGTCCGGCGCTCCGCGCGTCATCCAATCGCTGCCGGCCTTGTTGATCGCGCGCTTCACTTAGCGCGCCCAGCAGGTGGCGCGTATCGCGCAGCGCGGTGCGGCACCGCGCGCATTGCGACAGATGAACCTCCAGCGCGGCGCGCTGCGAGGCGTCCAGCGTCTCCTCGACGTAATCGAGCAGCAGCCCGTCGGCTTCTTCGCAGTTCATAACGACGAATCGTCAAACGATTTGAGATGCTCGCGCAGCTCGCGCGTCGCCTTCGACAATCGGGCCTTCACCCCCGCCAGCGACAGGCCCACCGCTTCGGCCACTTCTTCCCGTGACAAACCCTGAAAAAAGTAGAGGATCACCACTTCGCGCAGCGGCTCATCCATCGACTCGATCGTCATCTGCACGCGCTGGGCGCGGTCGGCCTTCATCGCCTGGCCCGCCGGCGTCGA from the Planctomycetia bacterium genome contains:
- the rpsT gene encoding 30S ribosomal protein S20, with the protein product MARSLSSMKRMRQNKRRAARNAARKSVIKNQLRKVRDALGKKDVSVADSLFRETVKVLDRSANRGAIHPNTAARRKSRLAKRLNALKGGKK
- a CDS encoding methyltransferase domain-containing protein — protein: MSGSFVSRGGEKLHHALEAFSFSPAGKVCADLGCATGGFTDCLIQHGAAKVYAVDRGYGVLAAKLRGDPRVVAYERTDALRVHLPEPVDLVTIDAGWTRQALILPAAMRLLAPGGRILTLVKPQYEAPPDQLRDGVLPDECIEAAISPIRESLLTLNLTLLDETPSPIRGQGGNQEWLWLLAPRPLTTG
- a CDS encoding protein kinase — encoded protein: MNCEEADGLLLDYVEETLDASQRAALEVHLSQCARCRTALRDTRHLLGALSEARDQQGRQRLDDARSAGRSRSTTTPTTWQPGSRLGDFEIVSEIGRGGMGVVYRARQLSLNRIVALKVLPALAGADDKAVSRFVREAQAAARLHHTNIVPVYAQGQQDGHFFYAMELIDGESLDRVIRRRRAGSATRDEPFKAGHAHPTRSPPTHEPPLDDLHAASTALLVSLDGSRFRDVAMLICGAAEGLEHAHTSGVLHRDIKPQNLLLGSDGQLHITDFGLARLLDEPGMTLTGEMIGTPAYMSPEQVGFARRTVDHRTDVFSLGVTLYELLTLERPFDGATREQLVARICTREPKPPRKINPSIPMDLETICLRALEKDPARRYPSAGALAADLRRFVENRPIHARRVGLLEKSWKFIRRHPAMTTICVLCALLVSGAVVWRSQSIRTRQDRATELIARAYGMLAYDDYREPDDARELLSQAASIWPDPTGKARAAFLEASGLADLRLEPHRAVQTLQRALDASLHGADQRRVRYLLAWAERQRTGRLDGQALTWLQQGDAIGGARSAEEHFFRGQALLRHRPEEAIKDFRLAREKRNNYAQAMLHLGRALNTKMYHQRRHDTFDEQERVLLNACELQSTQAYPCYLLSITYRLSAEIYDRTRTDSKRRDEHFEWALHWAREAQRREPTSPRGYACEGEYWEAVGDLNRAIDARNRGEPLCQSPDDQAEVCDYRWRLYYWLGRYDEALSDLRALQPFTAPGAGGQGDARRVWFAGLFPALIHLDLDQPEEAKRLVLAVADAEPRNARAAFSAAAILHLLGRRDEADQLIARLPADAEPLAASGESAPTDWERKIREVCSGRQTLSALRAVADDSLRRNKLLWSAAYFFDGLRQLADGRRDTAVTLLDACEQTYDYEDYCYAARVILGRMQRDPTWPRRP